DNA from Hwangdonia lutea:
CACGAAAAGTGGTTGAGGATATTATGGAATACGGCAATGTGCAAAACGGCATCCTAGGTATAAAAGGAGGGCCATTAAACAGCCGATTCTCAGAAGAATTGGGTGTAGATGACACCGAAGGTATTTATATTGATTCTGTTGTTGAAGATTCTGGAGCCGACTTAGCGGGGCTTAAGAAAGGCGATATTATTAAAGAAATTGATCGTATTAAAATTTCAAAATTCTCAGATTTAACAGGTCATTTAAGTGCTAAACGTCCAAATGATGTTGTAAGCCTTGTAATTTCAAGAAACGGGAATTTAGAAACCATTCCGGTGACTTTATTAAAGAATCAAACCTATACCCTACCACTTGTGGGCGAAGTAAAAAATGCAAAGCCCAAGGATTTAAAAAAGTATAAAGTTTCCAATGGTGTAAAAATAATTTCATTGAACAATAAATATGCTGAATACTGGAAAAACAACGGTGTTGAAACTGGAAATATTATTACGGCTATTAACGATGTTAAGGTAAACTCGGTTGAAGATGTGCAAAACATATTAAAAAATCAGCCTCAATCGGAATACTTAAGAATCGAACTTATAAACTCGAAAGGCGAAAAAGAACGTTATAATTTTAGGTAAAAAATCAAAATTACAACTTACAATAACCTCTTAAAAGCACTAAAATTTTAAGAGGTTATTTTTTTGTGTTAATACGCTACGAAAACGTTTGAAATATAGTATTTTTGCAAAAATTTTATCCCGATAGCTCCCGATAAAAATCGGGACGGGACTAACTAAACATTTTAAGCAATGGGTTTTAATAAAACTTATGAAAAAGAGTTGTCTTTTCAAGCCGATAGAAGAAGAGCAACCGTAGAGTTCATCAAAATTGTAAGTGACCTTTGGTACGACAAATCTATCGAATTGGTAATCTTTAGAAATCAATTGATTGACAGAAACGTGAGCCAGATTTTAAATCTACACGAATATGCTGGCAAATTTGTACAAAAGCCTATTTCAATTTTTGATTCGGTTGAAATCGCTCAAGCCATTAAAATGCTAGATATTCCACCTGCAAAATTGGATATCGGCAAACTAACTTACGAGTTTCATTTGGACGAAAACAAACACGGCAATGCCACGGCATTTGTTGCCAGTAAGCTAAATGATGCTAGCAAAAACGGCGACATTACACCAAAAGATGTGGTGCTTTATGGGTTTGGTCGCATTGGTCGTTTAGTCGCTCGCGAGCTAATGACGCGAACCGGAAAAGGCAGTCAATTGCGTTTAAGAGCCATTGTGACACGTGGCGATATTAATGAAACCATTTTGGAAAAAAGAGCTTCTTTACTGCGTAACGATTCTGTTCATGGCGATTTTCCCGGAACTGTTTCCATCGATGTAAAAAACAAAGCGTTGATAATTAACGGAACCACGGTTAATATCATTTCTGCAAATGCACCGGAAGATATTGATTACACAAAATACAACATCAATAACGCATTGATTATCGATAATACTGGCGCCTTTAGAGACAAAGATGCTTTAGGCAGACATTTAAAATCAAAAGGTGCAGACAAGGTGTTACTTACCGCACCGGGCAAAGGCGTACCTAATATTGTTTACGGTGTAAATCATTTAGAAAACGACCCGGATAAAGTCGATATTTTTTCAGCAGCGTCGTGCACAACCAATGCCATTACGCCTATTTTAAAAGCTATGGAAGATTCTTTTGGCGTTACAAGCGGCCATTTAGAAACGATTCATGCTTATACAAACGATCAGAATTTGGTTGATAATTTTCATAAAAAATACCGTCGTGGTCGTGCCGCGGGATTAAACATGGTAATTACCGAAACTGGCGCCGGTAGTGCTGTTGCCAAAGCTTTACCGAGTTTGGAAGGTAAATTAACGTCAAATGCCATTCGTGTGCCTGTACCAAACGGCTCATTGGCTATTTTAAATTTAGAAATAGAACATGCAACCACTATAAACGGTATCAATACTATTTTGAAAAAGTATGCCTTGGAAGGCGATTTGGTGGAGCAAATTAAGTACGAACTAAGTGATGAACTGGTGTCCAGCGATATTGTTGGTAGTTCAGCGCCATCCATCTACGACAGTAAAGCTACTATTGTACGTGCCGATGGCAAAAATGTTTTGCTCTATATTTGGTACGACAACGAATACGGTTACAGCCATCAAGTTATAAGGTTAGCAAAATATATTGCTAAAGTTAGACGTTATACCTATTATTAATAACATCGCATTTTGTTTATACGATTTGTGTGATTGAATTAATCGTCTTAAAAAAGGATAGTTAAAATTTAATTTTAAAATAAAATCTAAAATTGATTTTTAATCGTATATAAATCAGCCTCACTACGTGAGGCTTTTTCTTAAATATATCGGCATTAATAAACAATATTTTATAACTTCGTAAAAACCAAATACAACCATTTTAAACCAATCAAAAATGAATCTTATCAAGCATGTTTCCCTTGTTGTTCTTTTTTTTATAAGTACACTTACCAGTTTTGCGCAAGCCAAATCAGATGACGCACCAAATTTAAGCAATGGTACGATTGACCAACAGTTTGATTATGTACTTAGAAAATCGGGTAATTTTAAAGGCACAAACGGTCAAGCTTACGAAGCAGTAAAGCGCAGTATGTTTCTAACCTTAAGAGCACATACCATTGATTCTTTAAATACTTTAAAGTCGAAATTAGAAAGTTCGAAAAACACGGTTGAAACGCAACAAAAAGAGATTGACGATTTAAAGTCGTCTTTAAACAGCACACAATCTACACTTGAAGCTACAAATTTGGAAAAAGACAGCATGTCGTTATTGGGCATGCAAATGAGCAAAACCAATTACAATGTGCTTATGTGGACCATTATTGCTGGTCTTTTGGCTTTATTTATTCTATTTGTTTACAAGTTTAACAACAGTAATGCCGTAACGCGTGACGCCAAAAAAGCATTGGCAGAAATTGAAGAAGAATTTGACGACCACCGAAGAACCGCTTTAGAGCGAGAGCAAAAAGTGAGACGTCAATTACAAGACGAAATCAATAAGCAAAAAGGTATATAATTAATCCATTTTTAACTTAAAATCTGTAATTTAGTTGCTGTCCCTCTCGACGTTACTTATTACAGATTTTTTATATATGATAATTACCCAAGCCACTTTAAAACACTTAGATAATTTAGTGCCGTTGTTTGATGGCTATCGTGTTTTTTACAGACAAGCATCCAATACAAAAGCCGTAAAAGCATTCTTAAAAGAACGGCTCACCCAACAGGATTCTGTAATTTACATCGCTTATATAAACGAGGTTGCCGTTGGTTTTACACAATTATATGTTTTGCTTTCTTCGGTATCCATGTCGCCCATGTATGTTTTAAACGATTTATATATCGATGCGAATTACCGCAATAAAAATATTG
Protein-coding regions in this window:
- a CDS encoding glyceraldehyde-3-phosphate dehydrogenase, coding for MGFNKTYEKELSFQADRRRATVEFIKIVSDLWYDKSIELVIFRNQLIDRNVSQILNLHEYAGKFVQKPISIFDSVEIAQAIKMLDIPPAKLDIGKLTYEFHLDENKHGNATAFVASKLNDASKNGDITPKDVVLYGFGRIGRLVARELMTRTGKGSQLRLRAIVTRGDINETILEKRASLLRNDSVHGDFPGTVSIDVKNKALIINGTTVNIISANAPEDIDYTKYNINNALIIDNTGAFRDKDALGRHLKSKGADKVLLTAPGKGVPNIVYGVNHLENDPDKVDIFSAASCTTNAITPILKAMEDSFGVTSGHLETIHAYTNDQNLVDNFHKKYRRGRAAGLNMVITETGAGSAVAKALPSLEGKLTSNAIRVPVPNGSLAILNLEIEHATTINGINTILKKYALEGDLVEQIKYELSDELVSSDIVGSSAPSIYDSKATIVRADGKNVLLYIWYDNEYGYSHQVIRLAKYIAKVRRYTYY
- a CDS encoding tRNA (guanine-N1)-methyltransferase codes for the protein MNLIKHVSLVVLFFISTLTSFAQAKSDDAPNLSNGTIDQQFDYVLRKSGNFKGTNGQAYEAVKRSMFLTLRAHTIDSLNTLKSKLESSKNTVETQQKEIDDLKSSLNSTQSTLEATNLEKDSMSLLGMQMSKTNYNVLMWTIIAGLLALFILFVYKFNNSNAVTRDAKKALAEIEEEFDDHRRTALEREQKVRRQLQDEINKQKGI
- a CDS encoding GNAT family N-acetyltransferase is translated as MIITQATLKHLDNLVPLFDGYRVFYRQASNTKAVKAFLKERLTQQDSVIYIAYINEVAVGFTQLYVLLSSVSMSPMYVLNDLYIDANYRNKNIGTALINKAKALCKEKHYKGIIIQTETTNPAQHLYQREGFVKDTDLMFFWTND